From Alienimonas californiensis, a single genomic window includes:
- a CDS encoding L28 family ribosomal protein, with product MSTLKKNKRLKRAKLTKLYGDRKPGRGNSKVESGKPKYLGGNGRKTRSITHRLFKQNLQTVRVMEDGAVVKRKVPVALIRSGAIEKAVVRKAFSIDEHNVG from the coding sequence ATGTCCACTTTGAAGAAAAACAAGCGGCTCAAGCGGGCCAAGCTCACGAAGCTGTACGGCGACCGGAAGCCCGGTCGCGGCAACTCGAAGGTCGAGTCCGGCAAGCCGAAGTACCTCGGCGGTAACGGCCGCAAGACCCGCTCGATCACCCACCGCCTGTTCAAACAGAACCTGCAAACCGTGCGGGTGATGGAAGACGGCGCCGTCGTCAAGCGGAAGGTGCCCGTCGCCCTGATCCGCAGCGGAGCGATCGAAAAGGCCGTCGTCCGCAAGGCCTTCTCCATCGACGAACACAACGTCGGCTGA
- the typA gene encoding translational GTPase TypA, giving the protein MAIIAHVDHGKTTLVDALLRQSGEFREGTLGSDLVLDSNDLERERGITILSKNISLPYKGCRVNIIDTPGHADFGGEVERVLRMADGALILVDAFEGPRPQTRFVVGKALEVGLKPIVVVNKIDRPNARPEEVLSETFDLFAELGADDETLDFKYLFASGMEGYASDDPEARSGTIAPILDAVLEHIPGPEIDPDGPPTVMVTSLTYSEYVGRVATGRIVSGKFKPGQRVVLSRANGSLTPASITTVELFDRLGRVEVPEATAGDIVALTGLPDPQIGDTVSDPERPNVLPRLAVDEPTLSMLFTINSSPLAGQDGKYVTSRNLRDRLQRELQSNVALRVEETGDKDSFSVAGRGVLHLAILIETMRREGYELSVGAPRVIDKEVDGKRHEPYEHLVIDVPAEGVGGVMTLVGDKRGQLSEMSAGAGGLTHLEFHIPARGLIGLRTRLLNATRGEAVIHHRFDGYRRADAEVPGRKNGVLVSQIAGKAVGYALFKLQERAEMFVSPGEPVYEGMIIGENSRDNDLVVNPIKEKKLTNVRSSGTDDAILLKPPRQMTLESALEYIAQDELVEVTPKAIRLRKKHLTENARKRDKSRAAGG; this is encoded by the coding sequence GTGGCGATCATCGCCCACGTCGACCACGGCAAAACCACCTTGGTCGACGCGCTGCTCCGGCAGAGCGGCGAGTTCCGCGAGGGCACCCTCGGCTCCGATCTCGTGCTCGACAGCAACGATCTGGAGCGGGAACGCGGCATCACGATCCTCTCCAAGAACATCTCGCTGCCCTACAAGGGTTGCCGGGTGAACATCATCGACACCCCCGGCCACGCGGACTTCGGCGGGGAGGTGGAACGCGTCCTCCGGATGGCCGACGGGGCGCTGATCCTCGTCGACGCCTTCGAGGGACCCCGGCCGCAGACCCGGTTCGTCGTCGGTAAGGCGCTGGAGGTCGGCCTGAAGCCGATCGTCGTCGTCAACAAGATCGACCGCCCCAACGCCCGGCCGGAGGAGGTGCTCAGCGAAACGTTCGACCTGTTCGCCGAACTGGGCGCCGACGACGAAACGCTGGACTTCAAGTACCTCTTCGCCAGCGGCATGGAGGGCTACGCCAGCGACGACCCCGAGGCCCGCAGCGGCACGATCGCCCCGATCCTGGACGCCGTGTTGGAGCACATCCCCGGCCCGGAGATCGACCCGGACGGCCCGCCGACCGTGATGGTCACCAGCCTGACCTACAGCGAATACGTCGGCCGCGTCGCCACCGGCCGCATCGTGTCCGGCAAGTTCAAGCCGGGGCAGCGGGTCGTGCTGAGCCGGGCGAACGGGTCGCTCACGCCGGCGTCGATCACCACGGTGGAACTGTTCGACCGCCTCGGCCGGGTCGAGGTGCCGGAGGCGACCGCCGGCGACATCGTCGCGCTGACCGGCCTGCCGGACCCGCAGATCGGCGACACCGTCAGCGATCCCGAACGGCCCAACGTGCTCCCCCGGCTCGCGGTGGACGAGCCGACGCTGAGCATGCTGTTCACGATCAACTCCTCCCCGCTCGCCGGGCAGGACGGCAAGTACGTGACCAGCCGCAACCTGCGGGACCGCCTCCAGCGGGAACTGCAGTCCAACGTCGCCCTGCGGGTCGAGGAAACCGGCGACAAGGACAGCTTCAGCGTCGCCGGCCGCGGCGTGCTGCACCTCGCCATCCTCATCGAAACGATGCGGCGGGAGGGTTACGAACTCTCCGTCGGCGCCCCGCGGGTCATCGACAAGGAAGTCGACGGCAAGCGGCACGAACCCTACGAGCACCTCGTCATCGACGTCCCCGCCGAGGGCGTCGGCGGGGTGATGACGCTGGTCGGCGACAAGCGCGGCCAGCTCTCGGAGATGTCCGCCGGCGCCGGCGGGCTGACCCACCTGGAGTTCCACATCCCCGCCCGCGGCCTGATCGGCCTGCGGACGCGGCTGCTCAACGCCACCCGCGGCGAGGCCGTCATCCACCACCGCTTCGACGGCTACCGCCGCGCCGACGCCGAGGTCCCCGGCCGCAAGAACGGGGTGCTGGTCAGCCAGATCGCCGGCAAGGCGGTCGGCTACGCCCTGTTCAAACTGCAGGAGCGGGCCGAGATGTTCGTCTCCCCCGGCGAGCCCGTTTACGAGGGGATGATCATCGGGGAGAACAGCCGGGACAACGACCTGGTTGTGAACCCCATTAAGGAAAAGAAGTTGACGAACGTCCGCTCCAGCGGCACGGACGACGCGATTCTGCTCAAGCCGCCGCGTCAGATGACGCTCGAATCGGCGCTGGAGTACATCGCCCAGGACGAGCTGGTCGAGGTGACCCCCAAGGCGATCCGCCTGCGGAAAAAGCACCTGACCGAGAACGCTCGCAAACGCGACAAGAGCCGCGCCGCCGGCGGGTGA
- a CDS encoding Uma2 family endonuclease → MATPLAPPPPEVASGAAIGPNSNGMSMTTEEFDAVRYEDCDPGFRYELVRGVLIVSPIPKNPHEAMIDDLGFRVEKYRREHPDGAACDGTLPGRYVETFIGRRIADRVVWCGLGRDPNHAEDVPTIAVEIVSERTRDRRREYLEKRAEHRDAGVAEYWIVDRFARTVTVVESSGTERAIGEQDSLTSPLLPGFSITPLDLFREAERWGS, encoded by the coding sequence ATGGCAACGCCCCTCGCCCCGCCGCCGCCCGAGGTCGCCTCCGGAGCCGCGATCGGTCCGAACTCCAACGGGATGTCGATGACGACCGAGGAGTTCGACGCCGTCCGGTACGAGGACTGCGACCCCGGCTTCCGCTACGAGCTTGTCCGAGGCGTCTTAATCGTGAGCCCGATTCCGAAGAATCCTCACGAGGCGATGATCGACGACCTCGGCTTCCGAGTGGAAAAGTACCGCCGTGAACATCCTGACGGCGCCGCGTGCGACGGCACGTTGCCGGGGCGTTACGTCGAAACGTTTATCGGCCGCCGGATCGCCGACCGGGTCGTCTGGTGCGGGCTCGGTCGCGATCCGAACCATGCGGAGGACGTTCCCACGATCGCGGTCGAAATCGTCTCCGAACGCACCCGGGACCGGCGGCGCGAGTATCTGGAGAAACGGGCCGAGCACCGCGACGCCGGCGTTGCGGAGTACTGGATCGTGGATCGGTTCGCGCGGACGGTGACGGTCGTGGAGTCGTCCGGGACGGAGCGGGCGATCGGCGAGCAGGACTCGCTGACCTCCCCCCTGCTGCCGGGCTTCTCGATCACGCCGCTGGATCTGTTTCGGGAGGCGGAACGCTGGGGCAGTTGA
- a CDS encoding S10 family peptidase has translation MTASLSPAFLCSLLLLGPSLGGSSLTASLLFGQDEAAAKKTEDDKTPATAIAPVTTEHTVTIAGAEVAYTATAGTLPLVGEDEQPDPDAQVFYVAYTVKPKEGETRPLTFCFNGGPGSSSVWLHMGMLGPKIVPIPDDASFPAPPYGLEDNAHSLLDKTDLVFIDPVGTGYSRAARDDDKASRQSEFSGYEKDLNSVGEFIHRYVTENGRWGSPKFLLGESYGTLRAAGLAGQLMDRYNMALNGIVFVSSVLDFATLLEDSNNDLPYVLFLPTLATTAHYHGELSEEWQNQNVQAVYDAAKQFALGEYATALLKGVRPESPEGRAIAKRIAELTGLSEEFVVDSNLRVGMQRFGKELLRDENRTVGRFDSRYTAPAREAAGDRGDFDASGAALFAPFTSALYRHLRENLKVERGTPYEILTGKVHPWDYEDFTNAYVRSDDTLAEALVMNPALHLFFAMGHYDLATPPAAAEYTLNRLTLTGNVEDRVTAKFYPGGHMMYVHEPSLDQLRKDLVAFYANALEK, from the coding sequence TTGACCGCGTCCCTGAGTCCCGCGTTTCTCTGTTCCCTCCTGCTGCTCGGCCCGTCGCTGGGCGGTTCCTCGCTGACAGCCTCGTTGCTGTTTGGCCAGGACGAGGCGGCGGCGAAGAAGACGGAGGACGACAAGACGCCAGCGACGGCGATCGCCCCGGTCACGACGGAGCACACCGTCACGATCGCCGGGGCCGAGGTCGCCTACACCGCGACCGCCGGCACCCTGCCGCTGGTGGGCGAGGACGAACAGCCGGATCCAGACGCGCAGGTCTTCTACGTCGCCTACACGGTCAAGCCGAAGGAGGGCGAGACTCGGCCGCTGACGTTCTGTTTTAACGGCGGGCCGGGCAGTTCCAGCGTCTGGCTGCACATGGGCATGCTGGGGCCGAAGATCGTCCCGATCCCGGACGACGCCTCCTTCCCCGCCCCGCCCTACGGGCTGGAGGACAACGCCCACAGTCTGCTCGACAAGACCGATTTAGTGTTCATCGACCCCGTCGGCACCGGCTACAGCCGGGCGGCCCGGGACGACGACAAGGCCAGCCGGCAGTCGGAGTTCAGCGGGTATGAGAAGGATCTGAACTCCGTCGGGGAGTTCATCCACCGCTACGTCACCGAGAACGGTCGCTGGGGCTCGCCGAAGTTCCTGCTGGGCGAAAGCTACGGCACCCTACGGGCCGCCGGTTTGGCCGGTCAGTTGATGGACCGCTACAACATGGCCCTGAACGGGATCGTGTTCGTCAGCAGCGTGCTGGACTTCGCCACGCTGCTGGAAGACAGCAACAACGATCTGCCCTACGTCCTGTTCCTGCCGACCCTCGCCACGACCGCCCACTACCACGGCGAACTGAGCGAGGAATGGCAGAACCAAAACGTGCAGGCCGTCTACGACGCCGCTAAGCAGTTTGCCCTGGGCGAGTACGCCACCGCCCTGCTGAAGGGGGTGAGGCCGGAGTCGCCCGAGGGCCGGGCGATCGCGAAACGGATCGCGGAACTGACTGGGCTGAGCGAGGAGTTCGTCGTCGACAGCAACCTGCGCGTCGGCATGCAGCGGTTCGGCAAGGAACTGCTCCGGGACGAGAACCGCACCGTGGGTCGGTTCGACAGCCGCTACACCGCCCCGGCCCGCGAAGCGGCGGGCGATCGCGGGGACTTCGACGCCAGCGGCGCCGCCCTGTTCGCCCCCTTCACCAGCGCCCTCTACCGCCATCTGCGGGAGAACCTGAAGGTCGAACGCGGCACCCCCTACGAAATCCTCACCGGCAAGGTGCACCCCTGGGACTACGAGGACTTCACCAACGCCTACGTCCGCAGCGACGACACGCTCGCGGAGGCGCTGGTCATGAACCCGGCCCTGCACCTGTTCTTCGCGATGGGCCACTACGACCTCGCCACCCCGCCGGCCGCTGCGGAGTACACGCTGAACCGGCTGACACTCACCGGGAACGTCGAGGACCGCGTCACCGCGAAGTTCTACCCCGGCGGCCACATGATGTACGTCCACGAACCCAGCCTGGACCAGCTCCGCAAGGACCTGGTCGCGTTCTACGCGAACGCCTTGGAGAAGTAG
- a CDS encoding EboA domain-containing protein: MTVPDLPAALAPHLSADAAAWLDAQQEKVAAGDERALFLGFGLAPRKVGKAELNDARFPGWSVDQAARIVLLQAFPTEDEHRWLTAYDKLVDAAEVREQIALYRALPLLPFPHELADRAADGLRTNVKGVFEAIAHDNPFPQHHFNDARWNQMVLKALFIGSSVQPIVGLRERMNRDLAVMLHGYADERRAAGRDVPADLIDLLNG; encoded by the coding sequence GTGACCGTCCCCGACCTCCCCGCCGCCCTCGCCCCGCACCTGTCCGCCGATGCGGCGGCGTGGCTGGATGCGCAACAGGAAAAGGTCGCCGCCGGCGACGAGCGGGCGCTGTTCCTCGGCTTCGGACTCGCCCCCCGCAAGGTGGGCAAGGCGGAGCTGAACGACGCCCGCTTCCCCGGCTGGTCCGTCGATCAGGCGGCCCGCATCGTGCTGTTGCAGGCCTTCCCGACCGAGGACGAACATCGCTGGCTGACGGCGTACGACAAGCTGGTCGACGCCGCGGAGGTGCGGGAACAGATCGCACTGTACCGGGCCCTGCCGCTGCTCCCCTTCCCGCACGAACTTGCCGACCGGGCCGCGGACGGGCTGCGGACGAACGTGAAGGGCGTGTTCGAGGCGATCGCCCACGACAACCCCTTCCCGCAGCATCACTTCAACGACGCCCGCTGGAACCAGATGGTGCTCAAGGCGCTGTTCATCGGCTCGTCGGTCCAGCCGATTGTGGGCCTGCGGGAGCGGATGAACCGGGACCTCGCCGTGATGCTGCACGGCTACGCCGACGAACGCCGGGCCGCGGGGCGGGACGTGCCGGCGGACCTGATCGACCTGTTGAACGGTTAG
- a CDS encoding sulfatase-like hydrolase/transferase, translating to MNRSLPFLAALLSAAAPSFAGEAAAAHPNILWISAEDIGPELGCYGDEYATTPTLDAFAAEGATFTRCFANAGVCSVARSCIITGMYPVSIGSQHMRSDVVPPPEVKCFPEYLRAAGYYTTNRSKTDYNFPAPPSAWDENGEDHQDWAGRAKGQPFFSVINFTISHESKVRDPDLRANMDKLLGKARHDPATVPLPPYIPDTPEARADRAQYYDVLTLLDREVKKVLDRLEADGLADDTIVVFWGDHGVGLPRAKRWVYDSGLRVPMMIRWPGAIRPGTRIDELVSFVDFAPSTLAMAGVGVPKHMQGRALAGPHRDDPRDYVFAHRDRMDETYDLIRAVRDKRYKYVRNFMPERSRGQNLVYMDMGGTMQSMRRLHAAGKLKGAETQYFEPTKPVEELYDTKTDPHEIRNVAADPAHGDILARLREELEAWQVEIGDLGMLPEPVVIEEMRPAGERAVTAAPAITQEPIEGSAGRLMVTLTSDTPGASIVYGLGDEPAMKRLYTQPFAVDEGTKVSALACRLGYRDSPVTAAAIETP from the coding sequence ATGAACCGGTCCCTGCCGTTTCTCGCCGCCCTGCTGTCCGCCGCGGCGCCCTCTTTCGCCGGAGAGGCTGCGGCCGCCCATCCGAACATCCTCTGGATCAGCGCCGAGGACATCGGGCCGGAGCTGGGCTGCTACGGCGACGAGTACGCCACCACGCCGACGCTCGACGCCTTCGCCGCGGAGGGAGCCACGTTCACCCGCTGCTTCGCCAACGCCGGCGTCTGCTCCGTCGCCCGGAGTTGCATCATCACCGGGATGTACCCCGTCTCCATCGGCTCGCAGCACATGCGCAGCGACGTGGTCCCCCCGCCGGAGGTGAAGTGCTTCCCGGAGTACCTCCGGGCCGCCGGCTACTACACGACGAACCGCTCCAAGACGGACTACAACTTCCCGGCCCCCCCCAGCGCCTGGGATGAGAACGGCGAGGACCACCAGGACTGGGCCGGCCGGGCGAAGGGGCAGCCGTTCTTCTCCGTGATCAACTTCACGATCAGCCACGAGAGCAAGGTCCGCGACCCCGATCTGCGGGCGAACATGGACAAGCTGCTCGGCAAAGCCCGCCACGACCCGGCGACCGTCCCGCTGCCGCCCTACATCCCGGACACCCCCGAGGCCCGGGCCGATCGGGCCCAGTATTACGACGTGCTGACGTTGCTCGACCGGGAGGTGAAGAAGGTTCTGGACCGGCTCGAAGCCGACGGTCTGGCCGACGACACGATCGTGGTCTTCTGGGGCGACCACGGCGTCGGCCTGCCGCGGGCCAAACGCTGGGTCTACGACAGCGGGCTGCGGGTGCCGATGATGATCCGCTGGCCGGGCGCGATTCGTCCCGGCACACGCATCGACGAACTGGTCAGCTTTGTCGATTTCGCCCCCAGCACCCTGGCGATGGCCGGCGTCGGCGTGCCGAAGCACATGCAGGGCCGGGCGCTGGCCGGGCCCCACCGCGACGACCCGCGGGACTACGTCTTCGCCCACCGCGACCGGATGGACGAGACCTACGACCTGATCCGGGCCGTGCGGGACAAGCGCTACAAGTACGTCCGCAACTTCATGCCGGAACGCAGCCGCGGCCAGAACCTCGTCTACATGGACATGGGCGGCACGATGCAGTCCATGCGCCGCCTGCACGCCGCCGGCAAGCTGAAGGGGGCGGAGACGCAGTACTTCGAACCGACCAAGCCGGTCGAGGAGCTGTACGACACGAAGACCGACCCGCATGAGATTCGCAACGTCGCCGCCGACCCGGCCCACGGCGACATCCTCGCCCGGCTGCGGGAGGAGTTGGAGGCCTGGCAGGTGGAGATCGGCGACCTCGGCATGCTGCCGGAGCCAGTGGTCATCGAAGAGATGCGCCCGGCCGGCGAGCGGGCCGTGACCGCGGCGCCCGCGATCACGCAGGAGCCGATCGAGGGCAGCGCCGGGCGACTGATGGTCACGCTCACCAGCGACACGCCCGGCGCCTCGATCGTCTACGGCCTCGGCGACGAACCGGCGATGAAGCGGCTGTATACGCAGCCTTTTGCCGTGGACGAGGGGACGAAGGTCTCCGCCCTCGCCTGTCGGTTGGGGTATCGTGACAGCCCGGTCACCGCTGCCGCGATTGAGACGCCCTGA
- a CDS encoding PilZ domain-containing protein, with protein sequence MPADVWSRPTLSDLHEVLESIEKDPPAADQRSVPRLELCVPAEVRTMRGNTVPAMTREISRGGLGLLTCGALNVGYCRVKMSSETREFDYRVEIEWTRPTESGLWLSGGRFVTDVLPGAAE encoded by the coding sequence ATGCCCGCCGACGTTTGGAGCCGCCCGACGCTCTCTGACCTGCACGAGGTGCTCGAGAGCATCGAGAAGGATCCGCCCGCCGCCGATCAGCGGTCCGTCCCCCGCCTGGAGCTGTGCGTGCCGGCGGAGGTCCGGACGATGCGGGGCAACACCGTGCCCGCGATGACCCGCGAGATCAGCCGCGGCGGGCTGGGGTTGCTCACCTGCGGCGCCCTGAACGTCGGCTACTGCCGCGTGAAGATGTCCAGCGAGACCCGGGAGTTCGATTACCGGGTCGAGATCGAATGGACCCGCCCCACCGAGAGCGGCCTGTGGCTGTCCGGCGGCCGGTTCGTCACGGACGTGCTGCCCGGCGCCGCCGAGTAG
- a CDS encoding TatD family hydrolase, translating to MYIDPHVHCVSRTTDDYEAIAAAGVVAVIEPAFWLGQPRTNSGSFKDYFSMLVGFERFRAAQFGVRHYCCIGLNSKEANKPELAEEVLDLMPLYLAKEGVVAVGEIGFDDQSAAEEDALRKQIEMAQEVDLPIMIHTPHRDKKRGTTRTMDVLEDHGFPPEKVVIDHNNEETVREVLDRGYWAAFTIYPHTKMGSARMCAVVEQYGSERIIIDSAADWGVSDPLAVPKTARLMKERGISDAAITATTYENALAAYGQSGQMSADDWLNPLPIDQRTLFEGNSVLRGGQEPRIEKITKPDVVE from the coding sequence ATGTATATCGACCCCCACGTCCACTGCGTCTCCCGCACGACGGACGATTACGAAGCGATCGCCGCCGCCGGGGTGGTGGCGGTGATCGAGCCGGCCTTCTGGCTCGGCCAGCCGCGAACGAACAGCGGGAGCTTCAAGGATTACTTCTCGATGCTCGTGGGCTTCGAGCGGTTCCGGGCGGCCCAGTTCGGCGTGCGGCACTACTGCTGCATCGGTCTGAACAGCAAGGAGGCCAACAAGCCGGAACTCGCCGAGGAGGTGCTGGACCTGATGCCGCTCTATCTGGCGAAAGAGGGCGTGGTCGCCGTGGGCGAGATCGGCTTCGACGACCAGTCCGCCGCGGAGGAGGACGCCCTCCGCAAGCAGATCGAGATGGCGCAGGAGGTCGACCTGCCGATCATGATTCACACCCCCCACCGCGACAAAAAGCGGGGCACGACCCGCACGATGGACGTGCTGGAAGACCACGGCTTCCCACCGGAGAAGGTGGTCATCGACCACAACAACGAGGAGACGGTCCGCGAGGTGCTGGACCGCGGCTACTGGGCGGCGTTCACGATCTACCCGCACACCAAGATGGGCAGCGCCCGCATGTGCGCCGTCGTGGAGCAGTACGGCAGCGAGCGGATCATCATCGACAGCGCCGCCGACTGGGGCGTCAGCGACCCGCTGGCCGTGCCGAAGACGGCCCGGCTAATGAAGGAACGCGGCATCAGTGACGCGGCCATCACGGCGACGACCTACGAAAACGCCCTCGCCGCCTATGGCCAGAGCGGCCAGATGAGCGCCGACGACTGGCTCAACCCGCTGCCGATCGACCAGCGCACGCTGTTCGAGGGCAACAGCGTCCTCCGCGGCGGCCAGGAACCGCGGATCGAGAAGATCACGAAACCGGACGTGGTGGAGTGA
- the thrS gene encoding threonine--tRNA ligase, with protein sequence MTVSVRLPDGKTLSVGDADSALDVAGGISEGLMRAVVVAEVNGALVDAARPLADFATGDQPVDLRLVTDRDPEGLAVLRHSAAHIMAQAVMRLHDGVGLAFGPTTATGFYYDFDLKEPISESDFPAIEAEMKKIAGEKLAFERFDLPRDEAVELVGGMNQELKVEHINTGLAEHPTLGFYRQGEFVDLCRGPHIPTTGKLKAFKLMSVAGAHWKGDQSGRPLQRLYGTAFFDKKALKAYLSQVEEAKKRDHRVIGKRMDLFTISPEVGQGLVMWLPKGATLRYTLEAFLRDELIRRGYDPVYSPHIGSVKLYETSGHFPFYRESQFPPLYEHPAGPIVDKMVEQLRAGVPEDGPFMQEYELLNAAQKLGFDGEYEIGAGANDKRQMLEEWQAKTDRFLLKPMNCPHHAMMYKSRPRSYKQLPIRFAEFGTVYRHEQSGELNGLLRVRGLTQDDAHIFCTPEQVEHEFSETVDLVKLVLEAVGLNDYRVELSLRDPGSDKYIGSDEDWDAAEATLRSVLQKSGMEYVESPGEAAFYGPKLDFQVRDAIGREWQLGTVQLDYNLPKRFELEYIGSDNKPHRPVMIHRAPFGSMERFVGVLIEHFAGAFPLWLAPEQVRVLPLSEKSNDYAAEVTEKLKAAGFRATTDLQDAKLQAKIREAQLDLIPYMFVVGPQEAEAGAVAVRDRIDGDLGAMPLEEAIAKLKEEADARTIRQVAEKTDFEGFEAKSDVGGAY encoded by the coding sequence ATGACCGTCTCCGTCCGCCTGCCCGACGGCAAAACCCTCTCCGTCGGCGACGCCGACTCCGCCCTCGACGTCGCCGGCGGCATCTCCGAAGGCCTGATGCGGGCCGTCGTCGTCGCGGAGGTGAACGGCGCCCTCGTCGACGCCGCCCGGCCGCTGGCCGACTTCGCCACCGGCGACCAGCCCGTCGACCTGCGACTGGTCACCGACCGCGACCCCGAGGGCCTCGCCGTCCTCCGGCACAGCGCCGCCCACATCATGGCCCAGGCGGTGATGCGCCTGCACGACGGCGTGGGCCTCGCCTTCGGCCCGACCACGGCGACGGGGTTCTATTACGACTTCGACCTGAAGGAGCCGATCAGCGAGTCCGACTTCCCCGCCATCGAGGCGGAGATGAAAAAGATCGCCGGCGAAAAACTCGCCTTCGAACGCTTCGACCTGCCCCGCGACGAAGCGGTCGAACTGGTCGGCGGGATGAATCAGGAGTTGAAGGTCGAGCACATCAACACGGGCCTCGCCGAGCATCCCACGCTGGGCTTTTATCGGCAGGGGGAGTTCGTGGACCTCTGCCGCGGTCCGCATATCCCGACGACCGGGAAGCTCAAGGCGTTCAAGCTGATGAGCGTCGCCGGCGCCCACTGGAAGGGCGACCAGTCCGGCCGCCCGCTGCAACGGCTCTACGGCACCGCCTTCTTCGATAAAAAGGCGTTGAAGGCCTATCTGTCGCAGGTGGAGGAGGCGAAAAAGCGGGACCACCGCGTCATCGGCAAGCGGATGGACCTGTTCACCATCAGCCCCGAGGTCGGCCAGGGCCTGGTCATGTGGCTGCCGAAGGGCGCCACGCTGCGGTACACGCTCGAAGCGTTCCTCCGGGACGAACTGATCCGCCGCGGCTACGACCCGGTGTATAGCCCGCATATCGGCAGCGTGAAGCTGTACGAGACCAGCGGGCACTTTCCGTTCTATCGAGAGAGCCAGTTCCCGCCGCTTTATGAGCATCCGGCGGGGCCGATCGTCGACAAGATGGTTGAGCAACTCAGGGCCGGCGTGCCGGAAGATGGCCCGTTTATGCAGGAATACGAACTTCTAAACGCGGCTCAGAAGCTCGGCTTCGACGGGGAATATGAGATCGGAGCCGGGGCAAACGATAAACGGCAAATGCTGGAGGAGTGGCAAGCGAAGACCGATCGCTTCCTCCTCAAGCCGATGAACTGCCCGCATCACGCGATGATGTATAAGTCGCGGCCGCGGTCCTACAAACAACTGCCCATTCGCTTCGCCGAGTTCGGCACCGTCTATCGGCACGAGCAGAGCGGCGAATTGAACGGCCTGCTCCGCGTCCGCGGGCTCACGCAGGACGACGCCCATATCTTCTGCACGCCGGAGCAGGTCGAGCACGAGTTCTCCGAGACCGTCGACCTGGTCAAATTAGTCCTCGAAGCGGTGGGCCTGAACGACTACCGCGTCGAACTGTCGTTGCGCGACCCCGGCAGCGACAAATATATCGGTTCCGACGAAGACTGGGACGCCGCCGAGGCCACGCTGCGGTCGGTGCTCCAGAAGTCCGGCATGGAGTACGTCGAAAGCCCCGGCGAAGCGGCCTTCTACGGCCCCAAGCTGGACTTCCAGGTGCGGGACGCGATCGGCCGCGAGTGGCAGCTCGGCACCGTCCAACTGGACTACAACCTGCCGAAGCGGTTCGAGCTCGAATATATCGGCTCCGACAACAAGCCTCACCGCCCGGTGATGATCCACCGGGCGCCGTTCGGTTCGATGGAGCGGTTCGTCGGCGTGCTGATCGAACACTTCGCCGGGGCCTTCCCGCTGTGGCTCGCCCCGGAGCAGGTCCGCGTGCTGCCGCTGTCGGAGAAGAGCAACGACTACGCCGCCGAGGTGACGGAGAAACTGAAGGCCGCCGGCTTCCGGGCGACGACCGACCTGCAGGACGCCAAGTTGCAGGCGAAGATCCGCGAGGCGCAGCTCGATCTGATCCCGTACATGTTCGTCGTCGGCCCGCAGGAGGCGGAGGCCGGGGCCGTCGCCGTGCGGGACCGCATCGACGGCGACCTCGGGGCGATGCCGTTGGAGGAGGCGATCGCCAAGCTCAAGGAGGAAGCCGACGCCCGCACGATCCGCCAGGTCGCGGAGAAGACGGACTTCGAAGGCTTCGAGGCGAAAAGCGACGTCGGTGGGGCGTATTGA